One part of the Malus sylvestris chromosome 2, drMalSylv7.2, whole genome shotgun sequence genome encodes these proteins:
- the LOC126611690 gene encoding uncharacterized protein LOC126611690 has product MNAQAIKEIKEINAQHAKEAKVNTVDIRSSAGQGQEQRNVQVVHQPHPSAKTNTSGGVLTTAAAAVANTLQSAKDAISKND; this is encoded by the exons ATGAATGCACAAGCCATCAAG GAAATTAAGGAGATAAATGCACAACATGCCAAGGAGGCAAAGGTGAACACAGTAGACATTCGTTCATCGGCGGGGCAAGGCCAAGAACAAAGGAATGTGCAGGTGGTTCACCAGCCACATCCCTCCGCCAAGACAAATACCAGTGGTGGAGTCCTGACTACTGCAGCTGCTGCGGTGGCAAACACCCTTCAATCCGCCAAGGATGCCATCTCCAAAAATGACTAG